In Onychostoma macrolepis isolate SWU-2019 chromosome 12, ASM1243209v1, whole genome shotgun sequence, a single window of DNA contains:
- the LOC131550903 gene encoding pancreatic secretory granule membrane major glycoprotein GP2-like, which translates to MMFLISLCVLLLLVNVTFSNISSDPCYNYESLDRPWRATNESGDNICDEHFSWNGWYRLFYNGMNIQMSETCISSYSCNTYYNLWLNGPHPEIEDGVVIREVCGGSYWGGCCDYKTKPIRVKVCPGNYYVYELVKPQIWCSGYCTGGFLCKFR; encoded by the exons TTACTTTCAGCAACATCAGCAGTGATCCCTGCTACAACTATGAGTCTCTGGATCGTCCCTGGAGAGCCACCAATGAAAGTGGAGATAACATTTGTGATGAACATTTCTCCTGGAATGGCTGGTACCGGCTTTTCTACAATGGAATGAACATCCAGATGTCAGAGACCTGTATTAGTTCATACAGCTGTAACACATACTATAATCTGTGGCTCAATGGTCCTCATCCTGAGATAGAGGATGGAGTGGTGATCAGAGAGGTCTGTGGAGGGTCTTATTGGGGTGGCTGCTGTGATTACAAGACAAAACCCATCAGAGTGAAAGTGTGTCCAGGCAATTACTATGTCTATGAACTTGTGAAACCACAAATCTGGTGTTCAGGATACTGCACAG GTGGTTTCCTCTGTAAGTTCAGATAA